The segment CACAAAGCATGGTTTTCCATTTGTTGCTGTAACAATCCTTGTAAAATGAAGAATGAGGCTGAAGCAACCAACATCGAATACAGCATCTGACGGGAAGCTGTAGCACCAATATAGATTCCATCCCATAAAAAGGCCGCCATACCGGCTAAGGGAATAGCCAACACCCAATAGAAATAGTCTGAAGAGGCATTTAATACTTCTCGTTCGTTCGTCAACAAACCTAAGAACGAACTTCCTCCTATACCATATAATAAGGTAAAGGTAAGCGCCAATCCGATGCCCCAAGCAAACAAAGCTCGGATCATACGTTCCAAGTCCGCCCGATTATGTGCACCAACATAACGACCGGTCAAGGCTTCTCCAGCATAAGCAAAGCCATCCATGATGTATGAATATAAAGTGAACAGCTGCATCAACAACGTATTTACCGCCAAGATGACATCACCTTGTTCAGCTCCCCGGGAAGTAAAATAAGTCGTCACCGCAACCAGACATAAGGTCCGAAAGAAAATATCCCGATTCAATATGAAAAAGGAACGCATGGCCTCATAGTCAGTCAACATTTTCCAGTTCAATTTTGGCCATAATCGGCGATAATAACCATACCATAATAACGAAGCCATCAGTAATCCGGCATATTGGGCAACCAGTGTTCCCATGGCAACGCCTGCTACTCCTCGGTTCCAGACAAATACAAAGAATAAACTGGCTGCTATATTGACCACATTTTGTGTAATAGCTATGTACATCGGAAAACGGGAATTCTGCATTCCCACAAACCAGCCCGCAAAACTGTATAAACCCAATACAGCCGGAGCGCCCCATATACAAATCCGGAAATAAAGAGAAGCCAGTTCTTTGATTGCTGGTGTGGCATCAATCAACATAAATGCGACTTTAAGGATTGGATATTGTAACAGAATCAGCAATAAACCCAATCCAAAGGCTATTCCTACTGAACGGACAAACGACAGGATGACTTCAGCCAAATCACGCCTTCCATAGGCTTGGGCAGTTAGTCCACTGGTTCCCATCCGCAGAAAGCCGAAAATCCAATAGATCATACTGAACAACATACCACCCACGGCAATGGCTCCAATGTAAGTAGCAGAGCCCAAATGTCCCACAATGGAAACATCCACCAAACCGAGCAGTGGAACAGTAATGTTTGATATAATCGAAGGAACAGCCAGTCCCAATATCCGTTTGTTCATCTTCCCATCAATGCTCCTACAAATAACTTCACCAACGAAGGATTCAACAAAGCAGGCAGTAAAAAGCCGAACAAAGCTCCTAAGAAATGGGCATTATGGTTGATATGATCACTCGCCTGCTTGGCCATATACTGGCAATACAATAAATACACAACACCAAACAATATACCCGGAATAGGTAACAAGGCAAAGAAATATATTTTCCCCCACGGATCAAAGAAGATCGAGGAAAATAAAACGGCAGAAACGGCTCCTGAAGCACCAATAGACAGATAATAGGGATTGTCTTTCTGTTTTGCCAGATCAAATGATGAAGAAAATATCATTCCACCAAAATATAAAAGAAGAAAGCCCCACTTTCCGAGTCCTACGTATTGATAGTATTGTTCCATATAGGTACCGAATGACCAGAAGGTAAACATATTTACCAACAGGTGAGTCATATCGGCATGTACAAAACCATGGGTAAAGACTCGATACCATTCTTTCCTATGGATCACCTGGTAAGGACTCAAGGCCAGTTTCATAGCCAGCGTCTGATTTCCGAAACAGATGAAAGAGACAACTACCGTTATTCCTAAAATCAAATAGGTTATCATAATGTCTATATTCTTTTCTTCCTCTTATTTCAATAACTCAGCTACCATTTCGGCACAACGTTCACCGTCGATAGCAGCCGATACAATACCTCCGGCATATCCGGCACCTTCCCCGCAAGGGAAAAGGCCACGCAAAGTAACATGCTGCAGGCGTTCTTTATCGCGTAAAATACGTACAGGCGACGATGTTCGGGTTTCCACACCTATCATCAGCGCTTCATTGGTTAAAAAGCCTCTGGATACTTTTCCGAAGTGACAGAATCCTTCACGCAACCGGTGGGTAATAAATTCCGGCATCCAGAAATGAAGGGGCGAAGATAATACGCCGGGCGTATAGGATGTGACTGGCAAATCAGCCGACAGGCGTTTATGGATGAAGTCATCCATCCGCTGCGACGGAGCCGTCTGCCGCTGGTTTCCGTTGAGCCAGCAGAGTTCTTCCAGCCGTTCCTGAAAGGCCATCAATGCCAATGGCGAATCAGCCGGTACTTTCATTTCCTGTCCTTTCATCAGTTCGGGATAATCTTCCGGACGAATTTCTACTACCATACCTGAATTGGCCCAATAAGAACCACGAGTAGAAGGCGACATTCCGTTTACAACAATTTGCCGTGGACCGCTGGCTGCCGGTACAACGAAACCTCCCGGACACATACAGAATGAATAGACACCACGTCCTTGTACTTGTGTGACGAAACTGTATTCGGCCGCCGGCAAATACTTACCACGACCTTCCTTCCGGTGATATTGAATCTGGTCAATCAGTTGCTGCGGATGTTCCAGACGAACTCCCACGGCAATACCTTTTGCCTCAATCGGGATTTGAGCATTATACAGATAATAATAGACGTCACGCGCAGAATGCCCTGTAGCCAGAATAACTGGTCCCATAAATGTCTCACCTGTCTGTGTCTCTATACCGATCACTTCGTTATCCCGGATGATCAGCCGGTCCATACGGGTTTCAAAGTGCACTTCTCCGCCCGACCGAAGGATTTGTTCACGCATGTTCTCAATCACACGTGGTAATTTGTCCGTTCCAATATGCGGATGAGCGTCCGACAGGATCGAGGGACTGGCACCATGCTGGCAGAATACATTCAGGATCTTCTCAACCGAACCCCGTTTCTTGCTTCGAGTATAAAGCTTACCGTCTGAATAAGCGCCGGCTCCTCCTTCACCAAAGCTGTAATTCGACTCCGGATTTACCAAATGTTCCCGACTAATACGGGCAATATCTTTCTTCCTTTCCCGTACATTCTTGCCTCGTTCTACCACAATCGGACGAAGTCCCAGTTCGATAGCCCGTAAAGCAGCAAACAAGCCTCCAGGTCCAGCGCCCACAATCACTACGGGCTTTCCCGACGAAACATCTCCGTATGCTACCGACTGGTAAGCCGGTTCCGTCGGATCTTCCTCGATAAAAACCTGTACTTTAAGATTCACAA is part of the Parabacteroides sp. AD58 genome and harbors:
- a CDS encoding rhomboid family intramembrane serine protease, whose product is MITYLILGITVVVSFICFGNQTLAMKLALSPYQVIHRKEWYRVFTHGFVHADMTHLLVNMFTFWSFGTYMEQYYQYVGLGKWGFLLLYFGGMIFSSSFDLAKQKDNPYYLSIGASGAVSAVLFSSIFFDPWGKIYFFALLPIPGILFGVVYLLYCQYMAKQASDHINHNAHFLGALFGFLLPALLNPSLVKLFVGALMGR
- a CDS encoding NAD(P)/FAD-dependent oxidoreductase; amino-acid sequence: MIKEIQLRILPEEAANEQALKTVLSRELALSVKDIHAVRILKRSIDARQRTIFVNLKVQVFIEEDPTEPAYQSVAYGDVSSGKPVVIVGAGPGGLFAALRAIELGLRPIVVERGKNVRERKKDIARISREHLVNPESNYSFGEGGAGAYSDGKLYTRSKKRGSVEKILNVFCQHGASPSILSDAHPHIGTDKLPRVIENMREQILRSGGEVHFETRMDRLIIRDNEVIGIETQTGETFMGPVILATGHSARDVYYYLYNAQIPIEAKGIAVGVRLEHPQQLIDQIQYHRKEGRGKYLPAAEYSFVTQVQGRGVYSFCMCPGGFVVPAASGPRQIVVNGMSPSTRGSYWANSGMVVEIRPEDYPELMKGQEMKVPADSPLALMAFQERLEELCWLNGNQRQTAPSQRMDDFIHKRLSADLPVTSYTPGVLSSPLHFWMPEFITHRLREGFCHFGKVSRGFLTNEALMIGVETRTSSPVRILRDKERLQHVTLRGLFPCGEGAGYAGGIVSAAIDGERCAEMVAELLK
- a CDS encoding MATE family efflux transporter translates to MNKRILGLAVPSIISNITVPLLGLVDVSIVGHLGSATYIGAIAVGGMLFSMIYWIFGFLRMGTSGLTAQAYGRRDLAEVILSFVRSVGIAFGLGLLLILLQYPILKVAFMLIDATPAIKELASLYFRICIWGAPAVLGLYSFAGWFVGMQNSRFPMYIAITQNVVNIAASLFFVFVWNRGVAGVAMGTLVAQYAGLLMASLLWYGYYRRLWPKLNWKMLTDYEAMRSFFILNRDIFFRTLCLVAVTTYFTSRGAEQGDVILAVNTLLMQLFTLYSYIMDGFAYAGEALTGRYVGAHNRADLERMIRALFAWGIGLALTFTLLYGIGGSSFLGLLTNEREVLNASSDYFYWVLAIPLAGMAAFLWDGIYIGATASRQMLYSMLVASASFFILQGLLQQQMENHALWMAFIVYLFLRGLVQTGLARKILLKSER